In Thioclava sp. GXIMD2076, one DNA window encodes the following:
- a CDS encoding BCCT family transporter — MQSLVRKLGLRTDPYIFFISAIFTVVFVLLLVIAPGPIGDAFAAGREWITVNLGWFFILGVNVWLGFLIWAAMSRHGHIRLGPRDSRPEYSNLSWFTMLFAGGIGTVLMFWGVAEPISHFSNPPLPGVEPYSAQAADDAMSIAIYHLGLHTWTIFTLPGLAFAYFINRYDLPIRVSSVFYPLLKERIYGPIGKAIDIASILGTLFGVAVSLGLGSSQIAAGLSALFGLEDGTVLKVIILTVLTAVAVLSITAGLDKGVKFLSNLNIGMAVALMVFVLVTGSTLFLLRGIVETFGLYFDNLPRLAFWNDMLADENPATPGWGWQGSWTVFYWAWTVTWSPFIGLFVARISRGRTIREFVFGVLAAPSLFTLIWFAIFGWQAMEFDGIGSAARAAMGDQAGQISEAVANSVPLAMFAFFEHFPWSGFLQGFGVVIVAIFFATSADSASLVVDMLCTGTPEPGPVPQRVFWGVAQGLVAVMLIVLAGDAGLTALQQVITVVGLPIFILVTMMIPSLIRGFAAEDIDHVTIGKRPKLSEFD; from the coding sequence GTGCAGTCTCTTGTGCGCAAGCTCGGTTTGCGAACCGATCCTTATATCTTCTTCATCTCGGCAATCTTCACGGTTGTCTTTGTTCTGCTTCTGGTGATCGCACCGGGCCCGATCGGCGATGCTTTCGCTGCGGGGCGCGAATGGATCACCGTTAATCTGGGGTGGTTCTTTATCCTCGGGGTTAATGTCTGGCTTGGGTTCCTGATCTGGGCCGCCATGTCGCGCCACGGCCATATCCGGCTAGGGCCGCGCGATTCCCGTCCCGAATATTCCAATCTCAGCTGGTTCACGATGCTCTTTGCCGGTGGTATCGGCACGGTGCTGATGTTCTGGGGTGTGGCCGAACCGATCAGCCATTTCTCGAACCCGCCTCTTCCGGGGGTCGAGCCCTATAGCGCGCAGGCCGCCGATGACGCGATGTCGATCGCGATCTATCACCTCGGTCTGCATACATGGACAATTTTCACCCTTCCGGGGCTGGCATTTGCCTATTTCATCAACCGTTACGACCTTCCGATCCGCGTAAGTTCGGTCTTCTATCCCCTCCTGAAAGAGCGGATCTACGGCCCTATCGGCAAGGCTATCGATATTGCGTCCATTCTAGGCACGTTGTTCGGTGTGGCGGTCTCGCTCGGGCTTGGCTCCAGCCAGATTGCGGCTGGCCTCTCGGCGCTCTTCGGACTGGAAGATGGCACGGTGCTGAAGGTCATCATCCTGACCGTCCTGACGGCGGTCGCCGTTCTGTCGATCACCGCAGGGCTCGACAAGGGCGTAAAGTTCCTGTCGAATCTCAATATCGGTATGGCCGTGGCGCTGATGGTCTTCGTGCTGGTGACAGGCTCGACATTGTTCCTGCTGCGCGGGATCGTCGAGACCTTCGGGCTTTATTTCGACAATCTGCCGCGGCTTGCCTTCTGGAACGATATGCTGGCCGACGAGAACCCAGCCACGCCCGGTTGGGGCTGGCAGGGTAGCTGGACGGTGTTCTACTGGGCATGGACCGTCACATGGTCGCCCTTCATCGGTCTGTTCGTCGCGCGGATCTCGCGCGGGCGCACGATCCGCGAGTTCGTTTTTGGTGTGCTGGCCGCGCCCTCGCTCTTCACCCTCATCTGGTTCGCCATTTTCGGCTGGCAGGCGATGGAGTTCGACGGGATCGGATCGGCGGCGCGGGCCGCGATGGGCGATCAGGCAGGCCAGATCAGCGAAGCGGTGGCCAATTCTGTCCCGTTAGCGATGTTCGCCTTCTTCGAGCATTTCCCCTGGTCGGGGTTCCTGCAGGGCTTCGGCGTGGTGATCGTGGCGATTTTCTTTGCAACTTCGGCGGATTCGGCCTCGTTGGTGGTGGATATGCTCTGCACCGGCACGCCAGAACCGGGCCCGGTGCCTCAGCGCGTCTTCTGGGGCGTAGCACAGGGTCTGGTGGCCGTAATGCTGATCGTTCTGGCGGGCGATGCCGGTCTGACCGCGCTGCAACAGGTGATCACGGTGGTCGGGCTGCCGATTTTCATCCTCGTGACGATGATGATTCCGTCGCTTATCCGTGGCTTTGCGGCCGAGGATATCGACCATGTGACCATTGGTAAAAGACCGAAACTCTCGGAATTCGACTGA
- a CDS encoding DUF1328 domain-containing protein: MLGWALTFLIIALIAAALGFGGIAGASAGIAQILFVVFLILFVVAMVARAVRGKPPV, encoded by the coding sequence ATGCTTGGCTGGGCTCTTACATTTCTGATCATCGCGCTGATTGCTGCCGCTCTTGGTTTTGGCGGCATTGCTGGCGCATCTGCCGGGATCGCTCAGATCCTCTTCGTCGTCTTCCTGATCCTGTTCGTGGTTGCGATGGTCGCCCGTGCGGTCCGTGGCAAACCGCCGGTCTGA
- a CDS encoding phage holin family protein: MTEHNPENTSSVGTGLTDTALRAFEKGRQLGRDEMAFARAEIAQAGSNLRVAAICLGVAFATAIALLGALTQTLIFAIQTAGLAPVWAALITTAILLVLGGLLALRAFVLLRRAAATPQTIITKISADLQNLKESLK; this comes from the coding sequence ATGACCGAGCATAACCCCGAAAACACGTCCAGCGTCGGAACCGGCCTGACCGATACCGCGCTGCGTGCCTTCGAGAAAGGGCGCCAGCTTGGTCGTGACGAGATGGCCTTTGCCCGCGCCGAGATCGCGCAGGCCGGGTCCAATCTGCGCGTTGCTGCGATCTGCCTGGGTGTGGCTTTTGCCACGGCCATCGCATTGCTCGGCGCGCTGACGCAGACATTGATCTTTGCGATCCAGACCGCGGGCCTTGCGCCTGTCTGGGCGGCGCTGATCACCACTGCGATCCTCCTCGTTCTTGGTGGTCTTCTTGCGCTGCGGGCCTTTGTGCTTTTGCGCCGCGCGGCCGCCACCCCGCAAACCATCATTACCAAAATCTCTGCCGATCTGCAGAATCTCAAGGAGAGCCTGAAATGA
- a CDS encoding AI-2E family transporter: MSRLETLSRIAIILIGAIGVVFALVQVESIFAPMILALVAGIVLSPVSDTWERMGFSQVWGAMTSILFSLLIVAMVFLIFQPLVYQIVDQAPKVWQDMRSTIDSYKDAIQNLNSMSDRIQEAVSDTAAKAGEDKGGVQMPTLSDALMLAPSFFAQFLVFIGTLFFFLLTRNEIYAWAARHLSEPAERASTAKRLRAAERKVSRYFLTITVVNAGLGVATGVVLTALGMPGAMLWGLVAFLINYVLYIGPACLIVALLFAGVAAFDGFYAVLPALLYACLNGCEGQFITPAMIGKHMRLNPLLVFLALIFGIWLWGPVGGIVAIPLLLWGLVLTNSMPESQAERLMATKIAE, encoded by the coding sequence ATGAGTCGCCTAGAGACCCTGTCACGGATCGCCATCATCCTTATCGGAGCGATCGGCGTTGTCTTTGCGCTTGTGCAGGTGGAAAGCATCTTTGCCCCGATGATACTGGCTCTTGTCGCGGGCATCGTCCTTTCACCCGTTTCCGACACATGGGAGAGAATGGGGTTTTCGCAGGTCTGGGGTGCGATGACTTCGATACTGTTTTCACTACTGATTGTGGCGATGGTCTTCCTGATCTTCCAGCCACTGGTCTATCAGATCGTCGATCAGGCGCCTAAGGTCTGGCAGGATATGCGCTCAACCATCGACAGCTACAAGGATGCGATCCAGAACCTCAATTCCATGAGTGACCGCATTCAGGAAGCTGTCAGCGATACTGCGGCCAAGGCGGGCGAGGACAAGGGCGGCGTGCAGATGCCAACCCTTTCGGATGCGCTGATGCTGGCGCCATCATTTTTCGCACAGTTTCTGGTGTTTATCGGGACGCTCTTCTTCTTCCTGCTGACCCGCAACGAGATCTACGCATGGGCCGCGCGCCATCTGTCGGAACCCGCCGAGCGCGCCTCCACCGCCAAACGCCTGCGGGCCGCAGAGCGGAAAGTGTCGCGCTATTTCCTGACCATCACGGTGGTGAATGCGGGGCTGGGCGTCGCAACCGGTGTGGTGCTGACAGCGCTTGGTATGCCCGGTGCCATGCTCTGGGGGCTTGTGGCCTTCCTCATCAACTATGTCCTCTATATCGGCCCTGCCTGCCTGATCGTGGCACTCCTCTTTGCGGGTGTGGCGGCCTTTGACGGGTTCTATGCGGTGCTGCCTGCATTGCTCTATGCCTGCCTCAACGGATGTGAGGGCCAGTTTATTACCCCTGCCATGATCGGCAAACATATGCGCCTGAACCCGCTTCTGGTCTTCCTCGCGCTGATCTTCGGGATCTGGCTCTGGGGACCGGTGGGCGGTATCGTCGCCATTCCGCTACTGCTCTGGGGACTGGTGCTGACCAACAGCATGCCCGAAAGTCAGGCAGAGCGGCTGATGGCCACCAAGATTGCCGAATAA
- the queC gene encoding 7-cyano-7-deazaguanine synthase QueC, with amino-acid sequence MKTIVICSGGLDSVTLADKISAEHELVGLVSFDYGQRHRKELDYAARAAERLGVKHDIIDMRGIGASLTGSALTDDVDVPDGHYAEETMRITVVPNRNAIMLTIAFGIAAARQADAVATAVHGGDHFIYPDCRPAFTEAFEAMQKQALDGYADVSLYTPFVRVPKSAIVEEGARLGTDFAQTWSCYKGGAHHCGRCGTCVERREAFDLAGVTDPTVYDDPDFWKAAVEKAR; translated from the coding sequence ATGAAAACCATCGTCATCTGTTCCGGCGGCCTCGATTCCGTCACCCTTGCCGACAAGATTTCCGCCGAGCATGAGCTTGTCGGGCTCGTTTCCTTCGATTACGGCCAGCGCCATCGCAAGGAGCTGGATTATGCCGCCCGTGCTGCAGAGCGTCTTGGTGTGAAACACGACATCATCGACATGCGCGGCATCGGCGCGTCCCTGACCGGATCCGCGCTGACCGATGATGTTGACGTGCCAGACGGCCATTATGCCGAAGAGACGATGCGTATTACCGTGGTCCCCAACCGCAATGCGATCATGTTGACCATCGCTTTCGGGATTGCGGCAGCGCGCCAAGCTGATGCCGTGGCAACGGCCGTGCATGGCGGTGACCATTTCATCTATCCCGACTGCCGCCCCGCCTTCACCGAGGCATTCGAGGCCATGCAGAAACAGGCACTGGATGGCTATGCCGATGTGTCACTTTACACGCCCTTCGTGCGGGTGCCGAAATCGGCAATCGTCGAGGAAGGCGCGCGGTTGGGCACGGATTTTGCGCAGACATGGTCCTGCTACAAGGGCGGCGCGCATCATTGCGGGCGTTGCGGCACATGCGTCGAACGGCGCGAGGCTTTCGATCTGGCGGGCGTCACCGATCCGACCGTCTATGACGATCCGGATTTCTGGAAAGCAGCGGTCGAAAAAGCGCGCTGA
- the mog gene encoding molybdopterin adenylyltransferase produces the protein MSKSQPHAAIVTVSDRAFAGEYEDKGGPGCEDWLGGVVTSPLSITRHIIPDGRESVAEKLRELVAQEACLILVTGGTGPAPRDETPEGVADVLEKELLGFGEEMRRASLEEVPTAILSRQTAGIAGKSLIITLPGKPSAIATCLNRVFAAVPYCLDLIGAGYIETDPAKIKAFRPKAK, from the coding sequence ATGAGCAAATCGCAGCCCCATGCCGCCATCGTCACCGTCTCCGACCGCGCCTTTGCGGGAGAATACGAAGACAAGGGCGGTCCGGGCTGCGAGGACTGGCTTGGCGGCGTGGTCACCTCGCCGCTGAGCATTACGCGTCATATCATCCCCGATGGGCGTGAGAGCGTGGCAGAAAAGCTGCGCGAATTGGTGGCTCAAGAAGCCTGCCTGATCCTTGTGACTGGCGGCACCGGCCCTGCGCCGCGCGACGAAACGCCCGAAGGCGTGGCCGACGTGCTGGAGAAAGAGCTTCTGGGTTTTGGCGAGGAGATGCGCCGCGCCTCGCTCGAAGAGGTGCCGACTGCGATCCTCTCGCGCCAGACCGCCGGCATTGCCGGCAAATCGCTGATCATCACGCTGCCGGGCAAGCCCTCGGCGATTGCGACCTGTCTCAACCGCGTCTTTGCCGCGGTGCCTTATTGCCTCGATCTGATCGGGGCGGGGTATATCGAGACAGACCCCGCCAAGATCAAAGCCTTCCGCCCGAAGGCGAAGTAA
- a CDS encoding argininosuccinate synthase, translating to MSAPKKVVLAYSGGLDTSIILKWLQTEYGCEVVTFTADLGQGEELDPARKKAELLGIKPENIFIEDVREEFVRDFVFPMFRANAVYEGLYLLGTSIARPLISKRLVEIAEATGADAVAHGATGKGNDQVRFELSAYALNPKIKVIAPWREWDLHSRTALLDFAEKNQIPIAKDKRGEAPFSVDANLLHTSSEGKVLENPGDMAPDYVYQRTNDPVLDAPNEPEYIEIGFEKGDAVSINGEAMSPATILTKLNELGKKHGIGRLDFVENRFVGMKSRGVYETPGGTILLEAHRGIEQITLDSGAGHLKDSIMPRYAELIYNGFWFSPEREALQALIDKTQEYVTGTVKLMLFKGASRTVARWSDYSLYSEKHVTFEEDAGAYDQKDAAGFINLNALRLKLIATRNARVAK from the coding sequence ATGTCCGCGCCCAAGAAAGTCGTGCTCGCCTATTCCGGCGGCCTCGATACCTCGATCATCCTCAAATGGCTGCAAACCGAATATGGCTGTGAGGTCGTGACCTTCACCGCCGATCTGGGGCAGGGCGAAGAGCTGGACCCCGCGCGTAAGAAGGCCGAGCTGCTGGGCATCAAGCCCGAGAATATCTTCATCGAAGACGTGCGCGAAGAGTTCGTGCGCGATTTCGTCTTCCCGATGTTCCGCGCCAATGCCGTGTATGAGGGTCTGTACCTTCTGGGCACCTCGATTGCGCGTCCGCTGATCTCCAAGCGTCTGGTGGAAATCGCCGAGGCGACCGGCGCCGATGCTGTGGCGCATGGCGCAACCGGCAAGGGCAATGATCAGGTGCGTTTCGAGCTTTCGGCCTATGCGCTTAACCCCAAGATCAAGGTTATCGCCCCTTGGCGTGAATGGGATCTGCATTCGCGCACCGCACTTCTGGACTTCGCCGAGAAAAACCAGATCCCGATTGCGAAAGACAAGCGTGGCGAGGCGCCCTTCTCAGTGGATGCAAACCTTCTGCACACCTCCTCCGAGGGTAAGGTTTTGGAAAATCCGGGTGATATGGCGCCCGATTACGTCTATCAGCGCACCAATGATCCGGTTCTCGACGCTCCCAACGAGCCCGAATATATCGAGATCGGGTTCGAGAAGGGCGATGCCGTCTCGATCAATGGCGAGGCAATGAGCCCCGCGACGATCCTGACCAAACTCAACGAGCTGGGCAAGAAGCACGGCATCGGTCGTCTTGACTTCGTGGAAAACCGCTTTGTCGGGATGAAGTCGCGCGGCGTCTACGAGACCCCCGGCGGCACCATCCTGCTGGAAGCGCACCGTGGCATCGAGCAGATCACGCTCGATTCCGGCGCAGGCCACCTGAAAGACTCGATCATGCCGCGCTATGCCGAGCTGATTTATAACGGCTTCTGGTTCTCGCCCGAGCGCGAGGCGCTGCAGGCGCTGATCGACAAGACGCAGGAATATGTCACCGGCACTGTGAAGCTGATGCTGTTCAAGGGCGCGTCGCGCACCGTGGCGCGCTGGTCGGACTATTCGCTGTATTCCGAGAAGCACGTGACCTTCGAGGAAGACGCAGGCGCCTATGACCAGAAAGACGCGGCGGGCTTCATCAACCTCAACGCCCTGCGCCTGAAGCTGATCGCCACCCGCAACGCTCGCGTGGCAAAATGA
- the ilvA gene encoding threonine ammonia-lyase IlvA: MTDFALNAQASARALRDLFEPTPLLRNDFLSERYGAEIWLKREDLTPVRSYKLRGAFTAMRKLRAADPTADHFVCASAGNHAQGLAYACRHFGVKGTIFMPVTTPQQKIDKTRSFGGENVEIVLTGDYFDDTLAASQTFCTEAGAHFLAPFDNGDVIEGQATVAVEMLDQLGHAPDFVTIPVGGGGLSAGVTRYLGAASPSTQFRYVEPMGGRSLHAALEAGKLVTLPHVDSFVDGAAVARIGQTPFETLRAIPADHVLGAPEDRICRTMLELLNVEGIVLEPAGAMSIDMLQDMREEIAGKTVVCIVSGGNFDFERLPDVKERAQRYSGLKKYFILRMPQRPGALKDFLQMLGPQDDIARFEYLKKSARNFGSVLIGIETRDPTSFGRLTQQLDEAGFFYRDITEDAILAEFLI; the protein is encoded by the coding sequence ATGACCGATTTTGCCCTCAATGCCCAAGCCTCCGCCCGCGCGCTGCGCGATCTGTTTGAACCTACGCCGCTTTTGCGCAACGACTTTCTGTCGGAGCGCTACGGGGCGGAGATCTGGCTCAAGCGCGAGGATCTGACGCCCGTGCGCAGCTACAAGCTGCGCGGCGCCTTCACCGCCATGCGCAAGCTGCGGGCCGCAGATCCTACCGCGGATCATTTCGTCTGCGCGAGCGCGGGCAATCACGCGCAGGGTCTGGCCTATGCCTGCCGCCATTTCGGAGTGAAGGGCACGATCTTCATGCCGGTGACCACGCCACAGCAGAAGATCGACAAAACCCGCAGCTTTGGCGGCGAGAATGTCGAGATTGTCCTGACGGGCGATTATTTCGACGACACACTGGCCGCGAGCCAGACCTTCTGCACCGAGGCGGGCGCGCATTTTCTGGCGCCTTTCGACAATGGTGACGTGATCGAAGGTCAGGCCACCGTGGCCGTGGAAATGCTCGATCAGCTCGGCCATGCGCCCGATTTCGTGACGATCCCCGTGGGCGGTGGCGGCCTTTCGGCAGGTGTGACGCGTTATCTGGGCGCGGCGAGCCCTAGCACCCAATTCCGCTATGTCGAGCCGATGGGCGGGCGCAGCCTGCATGCCGCCCTAGAGGCGGGCAAGCTTGTGACACTGCCGCATGTCGATAGTTTCGTCGATGGCGCTGCCGTGGCGCGGATCGGCCAGACGCCTTTCGAAACATTGCGTGCCATTCCTGCCGATCACGTCCTCGGCGCACCGGAAGACCGGATCTGCCGGACCATGCTGGAATTGCTCAATGTCGAGGGCATCGTGCTCGAGCCCGCCGGGGCGATGTCGATCGATATGTTGCAAGACATGCGTGAGGAGATCGCAGGCAAGACGGTGGTCTGTATCGTCTCGGGCGGGAATTTCGATTTCGAGCGGCTTCCTGATGTGAAGGAGCGGGCGCAACGCTACTCGGGGCTTAAGAAATATTTCATCCTGCGTATGCCCCAACGCCCCGGCGCGCTGAAAGATTTCCTGCAAATGCTCGGACCGCAGGACGACATCGCGCGTTTCGAATATCTGAAGAAATCCGCGCGGAATTTCGGATCTGTGCTGATCGGGATTGAAACCCGTGATCCGACCAGCTTTGGCCGCCTGACGCAGCAGTTGGACGAGGCAGGCTTTTTCTATCGCGACATTACCGAAGACGCGATCCTCGCGGAGTTTTTGATCTAA
- a CDS encoding Hpt domain-containing protein — MIDWDRVAELQSEIGSDGFGEVVELFMDEVEGVVMKLGTRPDRLEEDLHFLKGSAWNLGFRAFGVMCQEGERLAAMGRSGDVDIQAVLDVYSASKKDFMARVNEFLSAA, encoded by the coding sequence ATGATTGATTGGGATCGGGTTGCCGAGTTGCAATCCGAAATCGGTTCTGATGGCTTCGGCGAAGTCGTCGAGCTGTTTATGGATGAAGTCGAAGGCGTTGTTATGAAATTGGGAACGCGTCCGGACAGGCTCGAGGAGGATCTGCATTTCCTCAAGGGCTCTGCATGGAATCTGGGGTTCCGCGCGTTCGGCGTCATGTGTCAGGAAGGCGAGCGTCTGGCGGCAATGGGCCGCTCCGGCGATGTCGATATCCAGGCCGTTCTCGATGTCTATTCCGCATCGAAGAAGGATTTCATGGCGCGGGTAAACGAGTTCCTGAGCGCGGCCTGA
- a CDS encoding SpoIIE family protein phosphatase, translating into MQDPLYKLSTATPKPDETARRSVLVVDDSKMQRRILSAQLSRSGYDVTEAASAEEALEICNQFEPDIVISDWMMTGMSGVDFCRKFREMQRSSYGYFILLTSKSEKAEVALGLQSGADDFLSKPVNGNELRARLQAGDRILRMERELTRKNQLLSSTLDELKSVHDGIRRDLSEARQLQQSLVKERYRSFGSSEVTLMLRPCGQVGGDLVGFFPINARRVGLYGIDVSGHGITSALMTARLAGYLSGSSPDQNIALVLSDFGIYEGMDPGELAGYLNKLVLDEMQTESYFTLVYADVDLVSGEVQMVQGGHPHPVKQRVDGTVEHLGQGGLPVGLIEEAQYETFSTILAPGERLILMSDGITEATAPDGQLLMENGLDGMLQKLSGLNGNAFLDALYWEVENYADGSLTDDVSAVFFEFNGAKRNAD; encoded by the coding sequence TTGCAGGATCCTCTGTATAAGCTTTCGACGGCAACACCCAAGCCGGACGAGACTGCGCGTCGCAGTGTGCTTGTTGTCGATGACAGCAAGATGCAGCGCCGCATTCTCTCGGCGCAGCTATCGCGGTCTGGATATGACGTGACAGAAGCGGCCTCTGCCGAAGAAGCCCTTGAAATATGTAACCAGTTCGAACCCGATATCGTCATCTCCGACTGGATGATGACAGGAATGTCCGGCGTCGACTTCTGCCGCAAATTCCGCGAGATGCAGCGGAGCAGCTATGGGTATTTCATCCTCCTGACCTCGAAATCCGAAAAAGCCGAGGTCGCTTTAGGTCTGCAAAGCGGGGCGGATGATTTCCTGTCCAAGCCCGTAAACGGGAATGAACTGCGCGCCCGTCTGCAAGCGGGCGACCGTATCTTGCGCATGGAACGGGAACTGACCCGCAAGAACCAGCTACTGAGTTCGACGCTGGATGAGCTGAAATCCGTCCATGACGGAATCAGGCGCGATCTGTCCGAGGCACGCCAGTTGCAACAGAGCCTCGTCAAGGAGCGCTACCGGAGCTTCGGGAGTTCCGAGGTGACCCTGATGCTACGCCCCTGCGGACAGGTCGGCGGCGATCTGGTGGGCTTTTTCCCGATCAACGCCCGTCGCGTCGGTCTCTACGGGATCGATGTCTCGGGCCACGGGATCACCTCGGCGCTGATGACGGCTCGTCTTGCGGGCTATCTCTCGGGCTCCTCGCCCGACCAGAATATCGCGCTCGTGCTGTCGGATTTCGGGATCTACGAAGGTATGGATCCGGGCGAGTTGGCAGGTTATCTCAACAAACTCGTGCTCGACGAGATGCAGACCGAGAGCTATTTCACGCTGGTCTATGCGGATGTCGACCTGGTCTCGGGCGAAGTCCAGATGGTGCAGGGCGGGCACCCCCATCCCGTGAAACAGAGGGTGGATGGTACGGTCGAACATCTCGGGCAAGGCGGCCTGCCCGTCGGCCTGATCGAGGAGGCGCAATACGAGACCTTCTCCACCATCCTCGCGCCGGGCGAGCGGCTCATCCTGATGTCGGATGGTATCACCGAAGCCACCGCACCTGACGGTCAGCTCCTGATGGAGAACGGGCTCGACGGGATGCTCCAAAAGCTCTCGGGCCTCAATGGCAATGCGTTTCTCGACGCGCTCTATTGGGAGGTCGAGAACTATGCCGATGGCAGCCTGACCGATGACGTCTCGGCGGTGTTCTTCGAATTCAATGGCGCGAAGCGTAACGCGGACTGA
- a CDS encoding HlyD family type I secretion periplasmic adaptor subunit, whose translation MATIDPSVIVTRTKRMSLTVWLVGIALAVFLAWASMAWVDQIVRGPGEIVSSSRPQIIQNLEGGILAELDVAEGDHVDAGQVLAKLFATQYQTQTDDLRDQIAALEVRQLRLEAEMNDTLVFNPTKEQIKLVPDMIASESGLLEARLEDYHARVSGAKAVIKQAKAERDLVERMYDKQVAPLIEVTKSRKAFEDAQNQLNEILTKTDLDRASDYSDTLSKLGTLRQQLKLSEDQLGRTTLVAPMRGIVNQLSVTTIGGVVQPGQQIMQIIPEGEELYIDAEIAPKDIANVRAGQDATIKLSAYDYTIYGSLQGQVVVVSADTFKDDKDPNAQPHYKVTLSVDLDDLTERQRNLEIRPGMQATVELHTGEKTILQYLLKPLYKSREALREP comes from the coding sequence ATGGCCACGATCGATCCCAGCGTGATTGTCACCCGCACCAAGCGGATGAGTCTGACGGTCTGGCTGGTCGGTATCGCGCTTGCGGTGTTTCTGGCCTGGGCCTCGATGGCCTGGGTCGATCAGATCGTGCGCGGTCCGGGTGAGATCGTGTCCTCTTCGCGTCCGCAGATCATCCAGAACCTCGAGGGCGGTATCCTTGCCGAACTGGATGTGGCCGAGGGCGATCATGTCGATGCAGGGCAGGTTCTGGCCAAGCTTTTTGCCACGCAATACCAGACCCAGACCGATGATCTGCGCGACCAGATCGCGGCGCTCGAGGTGCGGCAGTTGCGGTTGGAAGCGGAGATGAACGACACGCTCGTCTTCAATCCGACCAAGGAGCAGATCAAGTTAGTGCCGGATATGATTGCGTCTGAATCGGGGCTGCTGGAGGCTCGGCTCGAGGATTACCATGCCCGCGTTTCGGGTGCGAAAGCGGTCATCAAGCAGGCCAAGGCCGAGCGGGATCTTGTCGAGCGGATGTATGACAAACAGGTCGCGCCGCTGATCGAGGTGACGAAATCGCGCAAGGCTTTCGAGGATGCGCAGAACCAGCTCAACGAGATCCTGACCAAGACCGATCTGGACCGCGCTTCGGATTACTCCGATACGCTCTCGAAGCTGGGGACGCTGCGCCAGCAGCTGAAACTGTCCGAAGACCAGTTGGGACGGACGACGCTGGTGGCGCCGATGCGCGGCATCGTCAACCAGCTGTCGGTGACCACTATCGGCGGTGTCGTCCAGCCCGGCCAGCAGATTATGCAGATCATTCCCGAGGGCGAAGAACTTTATATCGATGCAGAGATCGCGCCCAAGGATATCGCCAATGTCCGTGCCGGTCAGGACGCGACCATCAAGCTATCGGCTTATGACTATACGATTTATGGCAGTCTTCAGGGGCAGGTGGTCGTGGTGTCGGCCGATACGTTCAAGGATGACAAGGATCCGAATGCCCAGCCGCATTACAAGGTGACGCTGAGCGTGGATCTGGATGATCTGACGGAGCGCCAGCGCAATCTGGAAATCCGGCCCGGTATGCAAGCCACGGTCGAGCTGCATACGGGCGAGAAGACGATCCTGCAATATCTTCTGAAGCCGCTCTACAAGTCGCGCGAAGCGTTGCGGGAGCCGTAA